The following are encoded in a window of Shewanella psychrotolerans genomic DNA:
- a CDS encoding chemotaxis protein has product MEIQSSFSSGLSGLQSAQSGLTQATVDVAKPSQPPATTTETLEAETATPVEATDKTQALVSAVEAQNQGEAAVEVLEVSSETLGTVIDIQV; this is encoded by the coding sequence ATGGAGATCCAATCAAGTTTTTCATCGGGATTATCCGGGTTGCAGAGTGCTCAGTCTGGGTTAACTCAAGCGACCGTTGATGTGGCTAAGCCATCTCAACCACCTGCGACAACGACTGAAACATTAGAAGCTGAGACCGCTACACCCGTTGAAGCAACGGATAAAACTCAAGCTTTAGTGTCGGCTGTCGAAGCGCAGAATCAAGGTGAAGCTGCAGTAGAAGTATTAGAGGTTTCATCTGAAACCCTTGGTACTGTGATAGACATACAGGTGTAG
- the thiH gene encoding 2-iminoacetate synthase ThiH, translating into MSFYDELKLLSREQLKLALYSIGPAEVERALVNSEGDLSSLMALLSPAAEPYIEEMAIRAAEITRQRFGTNIGMYLPLYLSNLCANDCDYCGFSMSNKLKRKFLTADELQQEMNIIKGQGFDSILLVSGEHESKVGIDYFCSMLPLVKKQFSYVAMEVQPLEEDEYRRLVNLGLDAVMLYQETYNPTTYQKHHTWGKKQDYRYRVESPERIARSGVDKIGLGVLLGLDDWRLDALLLGHHLSYLERHYWRCRYSLSLPRLRPCTGGISPQTVLTDKGLVQLICAFRLFNQQLEISLSTRESASFRDNLYGLGVTHISAGSSTEPGGYSNPKSQLDQFEINDDRSSAETVNAMLAKGFTPVWKDWQSEWVNLA; encoded by the coding sequence ATGAGTTTTTATGATGAATTAAAGTTGCTATCTCGAGAGCAACTTAAATTAGCGCTTTACTCCATTGGCCCTGCAGAGGTAGAGCGCGCGTTAGTTAATAGCGAGGGCGATTTATCAAGTCTTATGGCATTACTCTCGCCAGCGGCAGAGCCCTACATTGAGGAGATGGCGATAAGGGCTGCCGAAATCACGCGGCAACGTTTTGGCACTAACATCGGTATGTATTTACCACTTTATCTATCTAACTTGTGTGCTAATGATTGTGACTATTGTGGTTTTAGCATGAGTAATAAGCTTAAACGCAAATTTTTAACGGCTGATGAATTACAGCAAGAGATGAATATTATCAAAGGGCAAGGCTTTGATTCTATCTTGTTGGTCTCTGGTGAACATGAAAGTAAGGTTGGTATTGATTATTTTTGTTCTATGTTGCCTCTGGTCAAAAAGCAATTTAGCTATGTTGCGATGGAAGTACAGCCGCTAGAAGAAGATGAGTATAGGCGCTTAGTCAATCTCGGCCTCGATGCGGTCATGTTGTATCAAGAGACTTATAATCCTACCACCTACCAAAAGCATCATACTTGGGGTAAGAAGCAAGACTATCGCTACCGAGTTGAATCTCCGGAGCGCATTGCCCGTTCAGGAGTCGATAAAATCGGTTTAGGGGTATTGCTTGGCTTAGATGATTGGCGTCTCGATGCCTTGTTACTTGGGCATCATCTGAGTTATTTAGAGCGACATTATTGGCGCTGTCGTTATAGCCTCTCTTTGCCACGTCTGAGACCTTGTACTGGCGGTATTTCTCCGCAAACCGTACTGACAGACAAAGGATTAGTTCAACTGATTTGTGCTTTTAGATTGTTTAATCAACAGCTTGAAATTAGTTTGTCCACGCGGGAATCGGCGAGTTTTCGTGATAATCTTTATGGCCTTGGGGTGACGCATATTAGTGCGGGGAGCTCAACTGAGCCTGGTGGTTACAGTAACCCTAAAAGCCAATTAGATCAATTTGAGATAAATGATGATCGTAGTTCTGCTGAGACGGTAAACGCCATGCTGGCGAAGGGATTTACGCCAGTATGGAAAGATTGGCAATCTGAGTGGGTAAATTTAGCCTAA
- a CDS encoding thiazole synthase encodes MLTLADTQFSSRLFTGTGKFSSSKTMVGAIEASGSQLVTMAMKRLDLKAGTDDILAPLKASGVKLLPNTSGARNAQEAVFVAELSREVLGTPWIKLEIHPDPKYLMPDPIETLKAAKMLCDKGFVVLPYVHADPVLCRHLEEVGCAAVMPLGSPIGSNQGLATQTFLKIIIEQANIPVIVDAGIGAPSHAMQAMEMGASAVLVNTAIASSRDPVAMARCFKSAVAAGRDAYLAGLGITSSVAQQTSPQMPLTAFLES; translated from the coding sequence ATGTTGACGTTAGCAGATACCCAGTTTTCTTCACGCTTGTTTACCGGTACAGGCAAATTTTCCAGCTCAAAGACTATGGTGGGTGCAATCGAGGCGAGTGGCTCGCAATTGGTGACGATGGCAATGAAGCGCCTCGATCTTAAAGCGGGAACCGATGATATTTTAGCCCCACTTAAAGCTTCCGGTGTAAAACTGTTACCTAATACGTCTGGTGCGAGGAATGCTCAAGAAGCCGTGTTTGTCGCAGAGTTAAGTCGAGAAGTGCTTGGCACCCCTTGGATCAAACTTGAAATCCATCCCGATCCCAAATATTTAATGCCCGATCCTATCGAAACACTCAAAGCCGCAAAAATGCTTTGTGATAAAGGTTTTGTTGTTTTGCCATACGTTCACGCCGATCCGGTATTGTGCCGACATTTGGAAGAGGTGGGTTGCGCCGCAGTGATGCCTCTAGGAAGCCCGATAGGTTCTAATCAGGGATTAGCGACGCAAACTTTTCTAAAGATCATCATAGAGCAAGCCAATATTCCTGTCATTGTCGATGCAGGAATTGGGGCGCCTTCACATGCTATGCAAGCCATGGAAATGGGTGCCAGTGCAGTGCTTGTCAATACTGCGATAGCGAGTAGCCGCGATCCGGTTGCTATGGCGCGGTGCTTCAAAAGCGCTGTCGCAGCGGGAAGAGATGCCTATCTCGCAGGATTAGGGATAACGTCCAGTGTTGCACAGCAAACCAGTCCGCAAATGCCATTAACCGCATTTTTGGAGTCCTAA
- the thiS gene encoding sulfur carrier protein ThiS: protein MSKIQITVNGQLLSVAYDSSLQQILLDQQIALDSVALLRGNRVVPKSQWSFTTCEDGDVIELFGVVAGG, encoded by the coding sequence ATGAGTAAGATACAGATCACTGTTAATGGGCAATTATTATCCGTTGCCTATGATAGCAGTTTGCAACAAATCTTATTGGATCAACAAATCGCCCTTGATAGCGTAGCACTGCTGCGAGGCAATCGAGTCGTGCCTAAATCGCAATGGTCATTTACCACTTGTGAAGATGGTGATGTTATTGAGCTTTTTGGTGTAGTGGCAGGAGGTTAG